A genome region from Anopheles stephensi strain Indian chromosome 2, UCI_ANSTEP_V1.0, whole genome shotgun sequence includes the following:
- the LOC118507218 gene encoding zinc finger protein 660-like has protein sequence MRIICAICTEGHRLSDIRKLADVSAIFYKLTSLEVSNLDDIHQLKLCLKCYEKFVDFDSFRALCLAAYEKLTQVQRESVQVSTSEATQLKDHPVGEGQENRYDPLVGNESFEPEIVFVLPTANNYTLKQESHGSEASGSSDEEGTVDSIDPSAVESSQTPGDLQCHLCDRKFRSQVRLEGHVREHQGLKPALCKICGKDFTEWKNLKRHKDEKHPQCNQGTFRCDYEGCTLTYSTSKGLYAHKRKHDPAYVKPVPLPCICETCGVTYSSKGALKKHMYIHTGGMPFRCEQCNKSYPTSYKLKVHMMRHQGIKNYECSVCGMRKTTADELKLHMNYHTKEKVFTCHYCGQTFLTSGNFSRHVKLVHRGIKEFKCTYCVRSFGKAETLKNHIMTHTGEKPYKCPVCGKQFIQAHSMQIHAKTHNKKKKGVKSSGTVSGPVVQMVVAPDNGGEPQSMHAAQIMQII, from the exons ATGAGAATTATATGTGCAATCTGTACGGAAGGGCACAGATTGTCGGATATTAGGAAGCTGGCGGACGTTTCTGCAATATTCTACAAGCTTACATCGCTAGAG GTTTCCAACCTGGACGACATTCACCAGCTAAAACTTTGCCTGAAATGCTATGAAAAATTTGTAGATTTTGATAGTTTTCGTGCGCTTTGTTTGGCGGCATACGAGAAGCTGACGCAG GTCCAACGAGAATCGGTGCAGGTGAGCACGAGTGAGGCTACACAACTGAAAGATCATCCGGTTGGTGAAGGGCAGGAAAACAGGTACGACCCATTGGTCGGTAATGAATCGTTCGAGCCCGAAATAGTCTTTGTATTACCCACCGCAAACAATTATACGCTGAAGCAGGAATCGCATGGAAGCGAAGCTAGTGGTAGTAGTGATGAGGAGGGAACGGTTGACTCCATCGATCCTTCGGCGGTTGAAAGCTCGCAAACCCCCGGCGACCTACAGTGCCATCTGTGCGATCGAAAGTTCCGGTCCCAGGTGCGTTTGGAAGGCCACGTACGGGAGCATCAGGGGCTGAAGCCGGCGCTGTGCAAGATCTGTGGAAAAGATTTTACCGAGTGGAAAAACCTGAAGCGGCACAAGGATGAAAAGCATCCGCAGTGCAACCAGGGCACCTTTCGGTGTGATTACGAAGGTTGCACCTTAACGTACTCCACCAGCAAGGGCCTGTATGCGCACAAGCGGAAGCACGATCCGGCGTACGTTAAACCCGTACCGCTGCCATGTATCTGCGAAACGTGCGGCGTTACCTATTCGTCCAAAGGAGCGTTAAAG AAACATATGTACATACACACGGGCGGCATGCCATTTCGTTGTGAGCAGTGCAACAAGAGCTATCCCACGTCGTACAAGCTGAAGGTGCACATGATGCGCCATCAGGGCATCAAGAACTACGAGTGTTCGGTCTGTGGGATGAGGAAAACAACCGCCGACGAACTGAAGCTGCACATGAACTATCACACCAAGGAGAAAGTGTTCACCTGCCACTATTGTGGCCAAACGTTCCTGACCTCGG GCAACTTTTCGAGACATGTAAAGCTCGTCCACCGTGGCATAAAAGAGTTCAAGTGTACGTATTGCGTCCGATCGTTCGGCAAGGCGGAAACGTTGAAAAATCACATCATGACGCACACCGGTGAAAAGCCGTACAAATGCCCCGTCTGCGGGAAACAGTTCATACAGGCGCACTCGATGCAAATCCACGCCAAAACGCacaataagaagaagaagggagtGAAATCCAGCGGGACTGTGAGTGGGCCGGTGGTGCAGATGGTTGTAGCGCCCGACAATGGCGGTGAACCACAAAGTATGCACGCTGCACAAATAATGCAAATTATATAG